In a single window of the Caulobacter soli genome:
- a CDS encoding DUF2889 domain-containing protein produces MTQPAFHRHVLVTPGEGWVSAWVEDDYHHMGVTLRHDGQTIVGVEADMVRAPWSTCPGAVQQLSETFTGARLDEAAARGEKQMNCTHLHDMAVTAAAHARDAAPTRYEITVTDAVDGVRVAEITREGASALRLVERDKLVEEPAEAAGKTLFQLGEWIAALDEQGREAARLLRWAAIIAHGRAIPMERQSDATRMPANCFTFQPGRKEKARRVGAVMDFSTSVRRPLGERAAT; encoded by the coding sequence GTGACCCAACCCGCGTTTCATCGCCATGTGCTCGTGACGCCGGGCGAGGGATGGGTCAGCGCCTGGGTCGAGGACGACTACCACCACATGGGCGTCACCCTGCGTCACGACGGCCAGACCATCGTCGGCGTCGAAGCCGACATGGTCCGCGCGCCCTGGTCGACCTGTCCGGGCGCGGTGCAGCAGCTGAGCGAGACCTTCACGGGCGCCAGGCTGGACGAGGCGGCCGCGCGGGGCGAGAAGCAGATGAACTGCACGCACCTGCACGACATGGCGGTGACCGCCGCCGCCCATGCGCGCGACGCCGCGCCGACCCGCTACGAGATCACGGTGACCGATGCGGTCGACGGCGTGCGCGTCGCCGAGATCACCCGCGAGGGCGCGTCGGCGCTGCGTCTCGTCGAGCGGGACAAGCTGGTTGAGGAACCCGCTGAGGCGGCCGGCAAGACCCTGTTCCAACTGGGCGAATGGATAGCCGCCCTGGACGAGCAAGGGCGCGAAGCGGCGCGCTTGCTGCGTTGGGCGGCCATCATCGCCCATGGCCGGGCGATCCCGATGGAGCGGCAGTCGGACGCCACGCGCATGCCCGCCAACTGCTTCACCTTCCAGCCAGGCCGCAAGGAGAAGGCGAGGCGGGTCGGCGCGGTGATGGACTTCTCCACGTCCGTTCGGCGGCCGCTGGGCGAGCGGGCCGCGACCTAG
- a CDS encoding thiolase family protein, which yields MAREAYITGLGMSEVGVRLARSPLGLTVDAVKEAIADAGLTLDQIDGVATYPGKMPTFLGFSPIGSDELIETLGLKTHWHIGAAEMTAQLGAIAEAANAVRAGLARHVLCFRTVYEAAAMSRPDEFPPLERREGVTGNSQWVSPFGAFSAANWTAQFAMRHMKRYGLTREQLAQVALNDHANAAINPRALVKKPLTMDEYMSARMISSPFCLYDCDRFTDAATVIIVSAGDALDEVKTTPIRIAASAGSVERYSWDQAEWASAYVTGRDLWTNTDYQPKDVDTVQLYDGFAFQPITWLEGLGFCGVGEGGRFLEGGKRIARDGELPMNTGGGQLGWGRLHGFGFAFEAAVQLRGEGGARQIPGDPKVAVTTSGGGPMAAALLLAKD from the coding sequence GTGGCGCGGGAAGCCTATATCACCGGCCTGGGCATGTCGGAGGTCGGTGTCCGGCTGGCCCGCTCGCCGCTGGGTCTCACGGTCGACGCGGTCAAGGAAGCCATCGCCGACGCCGGCTTGACGCTGGACCAGATCGACGGCGTGGCGACCTATCCCGGCAAGATGCCGACCTTCCTCGGCTTCTCGCCGATCGGCTCGGACGAGCTGATCGAGACACTAGGCCTGAAGACGCACTGGCACATTGGCGCGGCCGAGATGACCGCCCAGCTGGGCGCGATCGCCGAGGCCGCCAATGCGGTGAGGGCGGGGTTGGCGCGTCACGTCCTCTGCTTCCGCACGGTCTACGAGGCCGCCGCCATGTCGCGGCCTGACGAGTTTCCGCCGCTGGAGCGCCGTGAGGGCGTGACCGGCAATTCGCAATGGGTCTCGCCGTTCGGCGCCTTCTCGGCCGCCAACTGGACCGCCCAGTTCGCCATGCGCCACATGAAGCGCTACGGCCTGACGCGCGAGCAACTGGCCCAGGTGGCGCTGAACGACCACGCCAACGCGGCGATCAATCCGCGCGCCCTGGTCAAGAAACCGCTGACCATGGACGAGTACATGTCGGCGCGGATGATCTCGTCGCCGTTCTGCCTGTACGACTGCGACCGCTTCACCGACGCCGCGACGGTGATCATCGTCTCGGCCGGCGACGCGTTGGACGAGGTCAAGACCACGCCGATCCGCATCGCGGCCTCGGCCGGCTCGGTCGAGCGCTACAGCTGGGACCAGGCCGAGTGGGCCAGCGCCTACGTCACCGGCCGCGACCTCTGGACCAACACCGACTACCAGCCCAAGGACGTCGACACCGTCCAGCTCTATGACGGCTTCGCCTTCCAGCCGATCACCTGGCTCGAGGGGCTGGGCTTCTGCGGGGTGGGCGAGGGCGGCCGATTCCTGGAGGGGGGCAAGCGGATCGCCCGCGATGGCGAGCTGCCGATGAACACCGGCGGCGGCCAACTGGGCTGGGGACGCCTGCACGGCTTCGGCTTCGCCTTCGAGGCCGCGGTGCAGCTGCGCGGCGAGGGCGGCGCGCGCCAGATTCCCGGCGACCCGAAGGTGGCCGTCACCACGTCCGGCGGCGGGCCGATGGCCGCGGCGCTGCTGCTGGCCAAGGACTGA
- a CDS encoding Zn-ribbon domain-containing OB-fold protein, translating into MTWTRSRPRLDKDNRAFWTGGAEGKLNIAKCGDCGGFIHPPREICRFCLSENVAPHAVAGTGVVDTYTVNYQAWAKDMDVPFVIARVKLDDAPGVYLTTNIVNCPVDAVDIDDPVRVVFDEQDGVWFPLFEKAG; encoded by the coding sequence TTGACCTGGACGCGCTCGCGGCCCCGGCTGGACAAGGACAATCGCGCCTTCTGGACCGGCGGGGCCGAGGGCAAGCTGAACATCGCCAAGTGCGGCGATTGTGGCGGGTTCATCCATCCGCCGCGCGAGATCTGCCGGTTCTGCCTGTCGGAAAACGTCGCCCCTCATGCCGTCGCCGGTACGGGCGTCGTCGACACCTACACCGTCAACTACCAGGCCTGGGCCAAGGACATGGACGTGCCCTTCGTCATCGCCCGGGTGAAGCTGGATGATGCGCCGGGGGTCTATCTGACGACCAACATCGTCAATTGTCCGGTGGACGCGGTCGACATCGACGACCCCGTGCGCGTCGTGTTCGACGAGCAGGACGGCGTCTGGTTTCCGCTGTTCGAGAAGGCAGGCTGA
- a CDS encoding cytochrome P450, with product MVQVALSPAVPKPDHVPDALVFDYDHYYDPALRKDAHARILEIAKTAPPIFWTPRHGGHWILRGHSAVYNASRAPEIFSNAPMPYEMLAHMNANLPDEKKMLIPLPITVDPPHHTYYRGPLQKPFSPKAMLGLKDSIRKLAAELVEKVKPDGGCEFMTAIAEPLPVTIFLELFGLPVEKGRVYRDLVAEHLHSPIGDSQATQLRLRKVADAMNETILDRRDNPKDDIISMLWQSEYNGKPATLHDIENYAVMLFIAGLDTVMNGMGLGVRHLAMHPELQKQLRENLALVPEAGEELLRRYTFTVPPRFLLDDVEFEGVQMKKGERAFLFLPAADLDPTEFADPAAYNLARENKVHIAFGTGPHRCLGSHLARIELQVLYEEMLKILPEFRIDPTKEVSFHGGHVIGPDELYLVWDV from the coding sequence ATGGTCCAAGTTGCTCTGAGCCCAGCCGTTCCGAAGCCGGATCACGTGCCGGACGCCCTGGTGTTCGATTACGACCACTACTACGACCCGGCGCTGCGCAAGGACGCCCACGCGCGCATCCTGGAGATCGCCAAGACCGCGCCGCCGATCTTCTGGACCCCGCGTCATGGCGGCCACTGGATCCTGCGCGGTCACAGCGCGGTCTACAACGCCTCGCGCGCGCCGGAGATCTTCAGCAACGCGCCGATGCCCTACGAGATGCTGGCGCACATGAACGCCAACCTGCCGGATGAGAAGAAGATGCTCATCCCGCTGCCGATCACCGTCGATCCGCCGCACCACACCTATTATCGCGGTCCGCTCCAGAAGCCGTTCTCGCCCAAGGCGATGCTGGGGCTGAAGGACAGCATCCGCAAGCTGGCGGCCGAGCTGGTCGAGAAGGTCAAGCCGGACGGCGGCTGCGAGTTCATGACCGCGATCGCCGAGCCGCTGCCGGTGACCATCTTCCTGGAGCTGTTCGGCCTGCCGGTCGAGAAGGGCCGCGTCTATCGCGACCTGGTCGCCGAACACCTGCATTCGCCGATCGGCGACTCCCAGGCCACGCAGCTGCGCCTGCGCAAGGTGGCCGACGCGATGAACGAGACGATCCTGGATCGCCGCGACAATCCGAAGGACGACATCATCTCGATGCTCTGGCAGTCGGAGTACAACGGCAAGCCGGCGACCCTGCACGACATCGAGAACTATGCGGTGATGCTGTTCATCGCCGGGCTCGACACCGTGATGAACGGCATGGGCCTGGGCGTGCGCCACCTGGCCATGCATCCCGAGCTGCAGAAGCAACTGCGCGAGAACCTGGCCCTGGTGCCCGAGGCTGGCGAGGAGCTGCTGCGCCGCTACACCTTCACCGTGCCGCCGCGCTTCCTGCTGGACGATGTCGAGTTCGAGGGCGTGCAGATGAAGAAGGGCGAACGGGCCTTCCTCTTCCTGCCGGCCGCCGACCTGGACCCGACCGAGTTCGCCGATCCGGCCGCCTACAACCTGGCCCGCGAGAACAAGGTGCACATCGCGTTCGGCACCGGTCCGCACCGCTGCCTGGGCTCGCACCTGGCGCGCATCGAGCTGCAGGTGCTGTACGAGGAGATGCTGAAGATCCTGCCGGAATTCCGCATCGATCCCACCAAGGAAGTGAGCTTCCACGGCGGCCACGTGATCGGTCCGGACGAGCTGTATCTGGTCTGGGACGTCTGA
- a CDS encoding ferredoxin, producing MRIRIEKGACVGNARCAAVSKELYVLDDDGYIDTEGFDVPEGMEKLAKYGARACPEKIIYVEEDDGTISWPLKKPA from the coding sequence ATGAGGATTCGCATCGAAAAAGGCGCCTGCGTCGGCAACGCCCGCTGCGCCGCGGTTTCCAAGGAACTCTACGTCCTGGACGACGACGGCTACATCGACACCGAAGGCTTCGACGTCCCCGAGGGCATGGAAAAGCTGGCCAAGTACGGCGCGCGCGCCTGCCCTGAAAAGATCATCTACGTCGAGGAAGACGACGGCACGATCTCCTGGCCGCTGAAGAAGCCCGCCTGA
- a CDS encoding coniferyl-alcohol dehydrogenase — MTDVLGYKGKRVIVTGCFSGMGEATAKLLLDLGAEVHGLDYKDSALPLASFNNVDLRDPASIEAGVAAIGGKVDALFNCAGLPQSFPPLDVMKVNFIGTRHLTEQVVPLMGPGGAIASIASTGGLGWSRRIPTSMEIIATKGFQAAVDWCEAHMDTVAEGYSFSKENVIVWTQFTGAHLIKKGIRINCTLPSPTQTPMMQTFEAASGKDVVEAATQPMGRYSTAAEQAGGLVLINSDLASIVNGVVFPVDGGFMGGVATGQVDLSVMMRRRG, encoded by the coding sequence ATGACCGACGTTTTGGGCTACAAGGGCAAGCGGGTGATCGTCACCGGTTGCTTCTCGGGCATGGGTGAAGCCACCGCCAAGCTGCTGCTGGACCTGGGCGCCGAAGTGCACGGCCTGGACTACAAGGACTCGGCCCTCCCGCTGGCGTCATTCAACAATGTCGACCTGCGTGACCCCGCCTCGATCGAGGCCGGCGTGGCCGCGATCGGCGGCAAGGTCGACGCGTTGTTCAACTGCGCGGGCCTGCCCCAGTCGTTCCCGCCGCTGGACGTGATGAAGGTCAACTTCATCGGCACGCGTCACCTGACCGAGCAGGTCGTGCCGCTGATGGGCCCGGGCGGCGCGATCGCCAGCATCGCCTCGACGGGCGGCCTGGGCTGGAGCCGCCGCATCCCGACCAGCATGGAAATCATCGCCACCAAGGGCTTCCAGGCCGCGGTCGACTGGTGCGAAGCGCACATGGACACCGTCGCCGAGGGCTACTCCTTCTCCAAGGAGAACGTCATCGTCTGGACCCAGTTCACCGGCGCCCACCTGATCAAGAAGGGCATCCGCATCAACTGCACCCTGCCCTCGCCGACCCAGACCCCGATGATGCAGACCTTCGAGGCCGCCTCGGGCAAGGACGTGGTCGAGGCCGCGACCCAGCCGATGGGCCGCTACTCGACCGCCGCCGAGCAGGCCGGCGGGCTGGTGCTGATCAACAGCGACCTGGCCAGCATCGTCAACGGCGTGGTGTTCCCGGTCGACGGCGGCTTCATGGGCGGCGTGGCGACCGGCCAGGTCGACCTCAGCGTCATGATGCGTCGTCGCGGCTAA
- a CDS encoding acyl-CoA dehydrogenase, whose translation MNFDLPEDQEMMRDMFARFLDANSSTARVRAAEPSGFDPALWKGLAEQGALSIRVPEAAGGLGLGLIDAVLLMEEAGRTLASGPLAEALVAARLLAQLGGDQSGLLDQVLAGETVLTLALHDLAVQPRQWVAGGLVADQVIARKGQDVVLVAVPAAARVAEENLASTPLAEIDFAALPQTVLASGDNALATFAAGVEEWKLLISAALAGLGREALKLAAAYASERKQFGQFIGQFQAISHPLADLACEVDGGKFLVWKAIRDIADGAPEAAAAVSIAIWWNNQAAARTVAQALHTFGGYGLTTEYDIFLFNLRAKAWPLVLGDPQRLLDEAGRRLYAGETAALPEAGESPIEFDLGEDARTITDEINAFFAANVTPEMRDTFHYSWEGYNPELNKKLAAANLLYLGLPKDVGGRGLSPYAKIAGMDAFEAQGYNNPAAGVSQMVALIINRFGTEELKKDVLPQIMAGEVICSLGYSEPASGSDVFAAQCRATPDGNGWRIDGTKMFTSGANLASYVLLLARTNPEVAKHKGLTMFIVPLKTQGVTVQPVYTFQDERTNITFYDGVHVPDSYRLGEVDGGVRTMSASLELEHGGGFAKYQRAMLDAGEKLCREITWRGKPLIEDAAAQARLARTTANLWVSELLTYRATWVIAEKKTNLAYGPMAKMFSSEKFLSDARDLLDLTAPYSLSKRKGPAAEINMFYRHAQGSTIYGGTSEVHRSMIAERGLGLPRTRA comes from the coding sequence ATGAATTTCGACCTGCCCGAAGATCAGGAAATGATGCGCGACATGTTCGCGCGCTTCCTGGACGCCAACAGCTCGACGGCGCGCGTGCGGGCGGCCGAGCCGTCCGGTTTCGACCCGGCGCTCTGGAAGGGTCTGGCCGAGCAAGGCGCCCTTTCGATCCGCGTGCCCGAAGCGGCCGGCGGGCTGGGTCTTGGCCTGATCGACGCCGTGCTGCTGATGGAAGAGGCCGGTCGCACCCTGGCCTCGGGCCCGCTGGCCGAGGCCCTGGTCGCCGCGCGCCTGCTGGCCCAGTTGGGCGGGGACCAGAGCGGTCTTCTGGACCAGGTTCTGGCCGGCGAGACCGTCCTGACCCTGGCCCTGCATGACCTGGCCGTCCAGCCGCGCCAGTGGGTCGCCGGGGGCCTCGTCGCCGATCAAGTCATCGCTCGCAAGGGCCAGGACGTCGTGCTGGTCGCCGTGCCGGCCGCCGCCCGGGTCGCCGAGGAAAACCTGGCCTCGACCCCGCTGGCCGAGATCGACTTCGCCGCCTTGCCGCAGACCGTGCTGGCTTCCGGCGACAACGCCCTGGCCACCTTCGCCGCCGGCGTCGAGGAGTGGAAGCTGCTGATCTCGGCCGCCTTGGCGGGCCTGGGCCGGGAGGCGCTGAAACTGGCCGCCGCCTACGCCAGCGAGCGCAAGCAGTTCGGCCAGTTCATCGGCCAGTTCCAGGCCATCTCGCACCCTCTGGCCGATCTCGCCTGCGAGGTCGACGGCGGCAAGTTCCTGGTCTGGAAGGCCATCCGCGACATCGCCGACGGCGCGCCCGAGGCCGCCGCGGCCGTCTCGATCGCCATCTGGTGGAACAACCAGGCCGCCGCCCGCACGGTGGCCCAGGCCCTGCACACCTTCGGCGGCTACGGCCTGACCACCGAGTACGACATCTTCCTGTTTAACCTGCGCGCCAAGGCTTGGCCGCTGGTGCTGGGCGACCCGCAACGGTTGCTCGACGAGGCCGGCCGCCGCCTCTACGCTGGCGAGACCGCCGCGCTGCCCGAGGCCGGCGAGAGCCCGATCGAGTTCGATCTGGGCGAGGACGCCCGCACGATCACCGACGAGATCAACGCCTTCTTCGCGGCCAACGTGACGCCGGAGATGCGCGACACCTTCCACTACAGCTGGGAAGGCTACAATCCCGAGCTCAACAAGAAGCTCGCCGCCGCCAACCTGCTCTATCTGGGCCTGCCCAAGGACGTCGGCGGGCGCGGCCTGTCGCCCTACGCCAAGATCGCGGGCATGGATGCGTTCGAGGCCCAGGGCTACAACAACCCCGCCGCCGGCGTCTCGCAGATGGTGGCGCTGATCATCAACCGCTTCGGCACCGAGGAGCTGAAGAAGGACGTCCTGCCCCAGATCATGGCGGGCGAGGTGATCTGCAGCCTGGGCTATTCCGAACCCGCCTCGGGCTCGGACGTGTTCGCCGCCCAGTGCCGCGCCACGCCCGACGGCAACGGCTGGCGCATCGACGGCACTAAGATGTTCACCAGCGGCGCCAACCTCGCCAGCTACGTCCTGCTGCTGGCCCGCACCAATCCCGAGGTCGCCAAGCACAAGGGACTGACGATGTTCATCGTGCCCCTGAAGACCCAGGGCGTCACGGTCCAGCCCGTCTACACCTTCCAGGACGAGCGGACGAACATCACCTTCTATGACGGCGTCCACGTGCCCGACAGCTACCGGCTGGGCGAGGTCGACGGCGGCGTGCGCACCATGAGCGCCAGCCTGGAGCTGGAGCACGGCGGCGGCTTCGCCAAGTATCAGCGCGCCATGCTCGACGCCGGCGAGAAGCTGTGCCGCGAGATCACCTGGCGGGGCAAGCCGCTGATCGAGGACGCCGCGGCCCAGGCTCGCCTGGCCCGCACCACGGCCAACCTGTGGGTCTCCGAATTGCTGACCTACCGCGCCACCTGGGTGATCGCCGAGAAGAAGACCAACCTCGCCTATGGCCCGATGGCCAAGATGTTCTCGTCCGAGAAGTTCCTCAGCGACGCGCGCGACCTGCTGGACCTGACCGCCCCCTACTCGCTGTCCAAGCGCAAGGGACCGGCGGCCGAGATCAACATGTTCTACCGCCACGCCCAAGGCTCTACGATCTACGGCGGCACCAGCGAAGTGCACCGCTCGATGATCGCCGAGCGGGGGCTCGGTCTGCCGCGTACGCGGGCCTAA
- a CDS encoding enoyl-CoA hydratase/isomerase family protein, with product MSEEPHLLTEEQDGVLIATLNRPDKLNALSAETMQLFEAALHRFRDEPDLKVMLIRATGRYFCSGADLRGGSPTATPRTASGIRENHRLRLNGMHRIYDEMEHIEKPIVMAIHAPCVGGGLEMALSCDFRLTAKSASFAFPEGLFGTLPASNGVSRLTRLCGPHWARWLIMGNQKVDADRALIMGLAHDVLPDEGFQDAALDFCRHLTKSSGEQMGAAKIAIDLAAELGRESGRHVERMANSALMLNPAYLEGIERYIKNLGGKGK from the coding sequence ATGTCGGAAGAACCGCACCTCCTGACGGAGGAACAGGACGGCGTCCTGATCGCGACGCTGAATCGTCCCGACAAGCTGAACGCGCTGTCGGCCGAGACCATGCAATTGTTCGAAGCGGCGCTGCACCGCTTCCGCGACGAGCCCGACCTGAAGGTGATGCTGATCCGGGCCACCGGTCGCTATTTCTGCTCGGGCGCCGATCTGCGCGGCGGCTCGCCGACCGCCACGCCGCGCACCGCCTCCGGCATTCGCGAGAACCATCGCCTGCGGCTCAACGGCATGCATCGCATCTATGACGAGATGGAGCATATCGAGAAGCCGATCGTCATGGCCATTCACGCGCCTTGCGTTGGCGGCGGGCTCGAGATGGCGCTGTCCTGCGACTTTCGCCTGACGGCCAAGAGCGCTTCGTTCGCCTTCCCCGAAGGTCTGTTCGGCACGCTGCCGGCCTCGAACGGCGTCAGCCGCCTGACCCGCCTGTGCGGCCCCCACTGGGCGCGCTGGCTGATCATGGGCAACCAGAAGGTCGACGCCGACCGCGCCCTGATCATGGGCCTGGCCCACGACGTCCTGCCCGATGAGGGCTTCCAGGACGCCGCCCTGGACTTCTGCCGCCACCTGACCAAGTCGTCGGGCGAGCAGATGGGCGCGGCCAAGATCGCCATCGACCTGGCCGCCGAGCTGGGTCGCGAAAGCGGCCGCCATGTCGAGCGCATGGCCAACAGCGCCCTGATGCTGAACCCCGCCTATCTCGAGGGGATCGAGCGCTACATCAAGAACCTGGGCGGCAAGGGAAAGTAG
- a CDS encoding TetR/AcrR family transcriptional regulator produces the protein MTAKRGAAALAAKASSHNLNGQRLGRKGRLTRDRILVAANELLATPSDVPFSLSAVARQASLGMTSLYLYFADLTELLLAVLEPVMAEAETAYLGHLRERWPDETLNAHCLEFVTALHGFWHKNSAVLHLRNSMSDQRDKRMMANRVQAAQPVMRLLVMQMDQDPQEAGSQAAGMATVLYTGIERVVTIATDRILPTVIPGQFAPNVRNFLRSEARLLELGIRDFRALARTDA, from the coding sequence GTGACCGCGAAACGCGGAGCCGCCGCGCTGGCCGCCAAGGCGAGCAGCCATAACCTCAACGGTCAGCGGCTGGGTCGCAAGGGGCGCCTGACGCGCGACCGCATCCTGGTGGCGGCCAACGAGCTCTTGGCGACGCCTAGCGACGTTCCGTTCTCGCTGAGCGCGGTGGCGCGTCAGGCCAGCCTGGGCATGACGTCGCTCTACCTCTATTTCGCCGACCTGACCGAGCTGTTGCTGGCCGTCCTGGAGCCGGTGATGGCCGAGGCGGAAACCGCCTATCTGGGCCATCTGCGCGAGCGGTGGCCGGACGAGACGCTGAACGCCCACTGCCTGGAGTTCGTCACCGCGCTGCACGGCTTCTGGCACAAGAACTCGGCCGTGCTCCACCTGCGCAACAGCATGTCCGACCAGCGCGACAAGCGGATGATGGCCAACCGCGTCCAGGCGGCGCAACCGGTCATGCGCTTGCTGGTCATGCAGATGGACCAGGATCCGCAAGAGGCGGGCTCCCAGGCCGCAGGCATGGCGACGGTGCTCTATACGGGCATCGAGCGCGTCGTGACCATCGCCACCGACCGCATCCTGCCGACCGTGATCCCCGGCCAGTTCGCCCCGAACGTGCGCAACTTCCTGCGCTCCGAGGCGCGCCTGCTGGAGCTGGGCATCCGCGACTTCCGCGCGCTGGCGCGGACGGACGCTTAG
- a CDS encoding aldehyde dehydrogenase family protein: MTSLPDAKLYIDGVLRGAEGGKTFDVISPWTGEPVGKAADASAADVEAAIAAARRAFDETDWSTNVEKRVALVTKLRALFEANKERLSDLARNEAGAAWGAVGRAHVDMALDGWDDYLKVFPEVRWEKDYGSRHGYGFETVRKAVYEPVGVVGAITPWNVPLYVNVGKVVAALLAGCTLILKPAPNTPGMGAIFGELAKEAGFPPGVINVVFGADPALAGEMLVQDPRVDLISFTGSTGVGKRIMEQGAASLKRVFLELGGKSAKIVLDDAPNFAMEVAQAMLVFHAGQGCAVQSRLLVPKSRYEEAKGILKHAYGSFGDNWGVFDDPKHIMGPVVSKRQMERVLSYIELGKEEGATLLAGGKARPDKGGGYFIEPTCFGDVTNDMRIAQEEIFGPVLVVIPFEDDNDAIRIANESAYGLSGGVSSGDLDRAMNVAKRIRSGSISVNGGMCIAGDLPFGGYKASGVGREWGLEGIEEFLETKLIAWRAA; encoded by the coding sequence ATGACCAGCCTCCCCGACGCGAAGCTCTATATCGACGGTGTGCTGCGCGGCGCCGAAGGCGGCAAGACCTTCGACGTGATCAGCCCGTGGACCGGTGAGCCCGTGGGCAAGGCGGCCGACGCCTCGGCCGCCGACGTCGAGGCCGCGATCGCCGCCGCCCGCCGCGCCTTCGACGAGACCGACTGGTCGACCAATGTCGAAAAGCGCGTGGCCCTGGTCACCAAGCTGCGCGCGCTGTTCGAGGCCAACAAGGAACGCCTTTCGGACCTGGCCCGCAACGAGGCCGGCGCCGCCTGGGGCGCGGTGGGCCGCGCCCACGTCGACATGGCCCTGGACGGCTGGGACGATTACCTGAAGGTCTTCCCCGAAGTGCGCTGGGAAAAGGACTACGGCTCGCGCCACGGCTACGGCTTCGAGACGGTCCGCAAGGCGGTGTACGAGCCGGTCGGCGTGGTTGGCGCGATCACGCCCTGGAACGTTCCGCTGTACGTCAATGTCGGCAAGGTGGTCGCGGCGCTGCTGGCCGGCTGCACCCTGATCCTCAAGCCCGCTCCGAACACGCCCGGCATGGGCGCGATCTTCGGCGAGCTGGCCAAGGAAGCCGGCTTCCCGCCGGGCGTGATCAACGTGGTGTTCGGCGCCGATCCGGCCCTGGCCGGCGAGATGCTGGTCCAGGACCCGCGCGTCGATCTGATCTCCTTCACCGGCTCGACCGGCGTGGGCAAGCGGATCATGGAACAGGGCGCGGCGTCGTTGAAGCGCGTGTTCCTGGAGCTGGGCGGCAAGTCGGCCAAGATCGTGCTCGACGACGCCCCCAACTTCGCCATGGAAGTGGCCCAGGCCATGCTGGTCTTCCACGCGGGCCAGGGCTGCGCGGTCCAGTCGCGCCTGCTGGTGCCCAAGAGCCGCTACGAGGAGGCCAAGGGCATCCTCAAGCACGCCTATGGCAGCTTCGGCGACAATTGGGGCGTGTTCGACGATCCCAAGCACATCATGGGCCCGGTCGTCTCCAAGCGTCAGATGGAGCGTGTGCTGTCCTATATCGAGCTGGGCAAGGAAGAGGGCGCCACGCTGCTGGCCGGCGGCAAGGCCCGGCCCGACAAGGGCGGCGGCTATTTCATCGAGCCCACCTGCTTTGGCGACGTGACCAACGACATGCGTATCGCCCAGGAAGAGATCTTTGGCCCTGTGCTGGTGGTCATTCCGTTCGAGGACGACAACGACGCCATCCGCATCGCCAACGAGAGCGCCTACGGCCTGTCGGGCGGCGTCAGCTCGGGTGATCTGGACCGCGCCATGAACGTGGCCAAGCGCATCCGCTCGGGTTCGATTAGCGTTAACGGCGGCATGTGCATCGCCGGCGACTTGCCCTTTGGCGGATATAAGGCTAGCGGCGTGGGTCGCGAGTGGGGTCTGGAAGGGATCGAGGAGTTCCTCGAGACCAAATTGATCGCATGGCGCGCCGCCTAG
- a CDS encoding SDR family oxidoreductase codes for MGKVVVVTGAGDGLGRALARRLAADGDTVVLLGRTLSKVQAIADELGAPHFAVECDVGDPDKVRAAFAKVAERHPKIDVLINNAGVFEPFTLAEASDAQILTALNTNLAGPIFCARAALPLFGGAGHIINVTSESVNVRMPMLWMYAGTKAGVEFVSDMWSRELESAGVRVTVVRAGQMMDETKTGTNWPMEVAVRFAQENAKVGLNLRERPISHYRSVTDAFRAVLDMPADLHVGLVTLSGSRR; via the coding sequence GTGGGCAAAGTCGTCGTAGTGACCGGGGCGGGTGATGGTCTGGGCCGAGCGCTGGCCCGGCGTCTGGCCGCCGATGGCGACACCGTGGTGTTGCTGGGCCGCACGCTGTCCAAGGTGCAGGCCATCGCCGACGAGCTGGGCGCGCCGCACTTCGCGGTCGAGTGCGACGTCGGCGATCCGGACAAGGTCCGCGCCGCCTTCGCCAAGGTGGCCGAGCGCCATCCCAAGATCGACGTGCTGATCAACAACGCCGGCGTCTTCGAACCCTTCACCCTGGCCGAGGCCAGCGACGCCCAGATCCTGACCGCGTTGAACACCAACCTGGCTGGTCCGATCTTCTGCGCCCGCGCCGCCCTGCCGCTGTTTGGCGGCGCCGGCCACATCATCAACGTCACCAGCGAGTCCGTGAACGTGCGGATGCCGATGTTGTGGATGTACGCCGGCACCAAGGCCGGTGTGGAGTTCGTTTCCGACATGTGGTCGCGCGAGCTGGAGAGCGCCGGGGTGCGCGTCACCGTGGTGCGCGCCGGCCAGATGATGGACGAGACCAAGACCGGCACGAACTGGCCGATGGAGGTCGCCGTGCGCTTCGCCCAGGAGAACGCCAAGGTCGGCCTGAACCTGCGGGAACGTCCGATCTCTCACTACAGGTCGGTCACCGACGCGTTCCGCGCGGTGCTCGACATGCCGGCCGACCTGCACGTCGGCCTGGTCACCCTCAGCGGCAGCCGGCGCTAG